The Tenacibaculum jejuense genome includes a window with the following:
- a CDS encoding glycosyltransferase family 4 protein produces the protein MNSKKQHILFLCGWFPSRVLPNNGDFIERHAKAVQLYHNVSVIHIITDSNCKKNIEIVSSKNVHIAYIKPSKNKIVKAFRFYQAFRLLLQKIGNFDIVHLNELFPFGMLALYLKWFKKKKFIVSEHWTGYHKPLSEKISHTTLKLSKIIAKQAQYICPVSKDLQSSMEQLGLKGNYTVIPNVVNTNIFKPTIKSDKKYTILHISNMVDSHKNVSGIIQAIKNFELQKIPFELVLVGENSDQYQLISNELKITDRITFIDHVSHEEVKRQMQQADVFVLFSNYENQPCVILESFACGTPVISTNVGGVSEFFPKDHGILIESKNENQLVKALVDIYHNKEKIDSTVLHNYTKQNFNYETIGKRFSELYKTCIS, from the coding sequence TTGAATTCTAAAAAACAACATATATTATTTCTTTGTGGATGGTTCCCATCTCGGGTATTACCCAATAATGGTGATTTCATTGAGCGACATGCAAAAGCTGTTCAATTGTATCACAACGTTTCTGTAATACATATCATAACAGATTCAAATTGTAAAAAGAATATAGAAATTGTTAGTAGCAAAAATGTTCATATAGCCTACATAAAACCTTCAAAAAATAAAATAGTAAAAGCTTTTCGTTTTTATCAAGCTTTTAGGTTACTACTCCAAAAGATTGGCAATTTTGACATTGTACATTTAAATGAATTATTTCCTTTTGGAATGTTAGCTCTGTATTTAAAATGGTTTAAGAAGAAGAAGTTTATTGTTTCAGAACATTGGACAGGTTATCATAAACCTTTATCTGAAAAAATTTCTCACACGACTTTAAAGCTTTCTAAAATAATCGCTAAACAAGCGCAATATATTTGTCCGGTTTCCAAAGACCTTCAATCATCTATGGAGCAATTAGGTTTAAAGGGAAATTATACTGTTATTCCTAATGTAGTAAACACCAATATTTTTAAACCAACTATAAAATCCGACAAGAAATACACAATACTCCATATTTCTAATATGGTAGATTCTCATAAAAATGTTTCAGGAATTATTCAAGCTATTAAAAATTTTGAGCTACAAAAAATTCCGTTTGAGCTTGTTTTAGTTGGAGAAAATTCTGATCAATATCAACTGATTTCTAATGAATTAAAAATTACTGACCGCATTACATTTATAGATCATGTATCACATGAAGAAGTTAAAAGACAAATGCAACAGGCTGATGTTTTTGTGCTTTTTAGCAATTATGAAAATCAACCTTGTGTGATTTTAGAAAGTTTTGCTTGTGGAACACCTGTAATTAGCACAAATGTTGGAGGTGTTTCTGAATTTTTCCCGAAAGATCATGGAATTTTAATTGAGTCAAAAAATGAAAATCAACTGGTTAAAGCATTAGTTGATATTTACCATAACAAAGAAAAAATCGACAGTACTGTTTTGCACAACTACACAAAACAAAACTTCAATTATGAAACCATTGGCAAACGCTTTTCTGAACTTTACAAAACCTGTATATCTTGA
- a CDS encoding DUF6443 domain-containing protein, translating into MRKIIYMFLLFLPLLVKAQTQVPDNRVERDLEISSANGPTVLTATNSIVLRPTTWIKPGSNFTMRIVADAYLPLSLSNENYILTRAFQTPTQTGVVSSNNDVIESVTYFDGLGRAKQSVGIKQSPGKKDIVTFIGYDDLGRQTHEYLPYTANTSNGSFHSGAKTATQQYYQSNYADDFPGITDVESINAFSQKSLEASPLNRVLSQAAPGSAWKKGAGHEIDFTYDTNTTGEVKLFRVALNIGANEKVYEPSIIGNGSAVYGVGELYKTITKDENHDGTASKLHTTEEFKNKEGQVILKRTYALVSSTEEAHDTYYVYDDFGNLTYVFPPKVNVNDGVSLVELSELSYQYKYDYRNRLVEKKIPGKDWEYIVYDILDRPVLTQDANLRSQNKWLFTKYDHLGRVVYTGIYTHNTELDQAAMQLKFKEDNNLASEQYEDKLDTAGSKSIYYSNRNFPLSNIEVLTVNYYDNYTFDVAGASTSKSLYKGTGTTTAQTKGLATGTKVKVLSTSSWITTVTLYDDKARPVYVYSQNDYLKTTDIVESKLDFVGKVEETKTTHTKAGKSPIVTVDTFSYDHAARLLSQEQKINNQATETIVTNNYDDLGQLVSKEIGGGLQKVDYDYNVRGWLTKINEDTDNDNDLFNFEIRYNNPTSGTALFNGNIAQTSWQTKNIDNSKKIYNYSYDALNRIISATMPTTSNYNLDEVGYDKNGNIIFLSRNGHSNIEATSFDTLDELMYTYDVGNKLKSVTDVSENHFGFKDGNLTGNDYTYDDNGNMISDKNKGITSIKYNHLNLPTKVTIGGKNIDYIYDAAGMKLKKIVENNTTDYAGNYIYENGVLQFFNHPEGYVKADVTSSGVEMDYVYQYKDHLGNVRLSYTDNNKDGNITQNEIIEESNYYPFGLKHKGYNNVVSSLGSSIAQRFGYNGKEQQFGTDWHDFGARNYDAALGRWMNLDPKAEEMRRWSPYNVSFNNPLRFIDPDGMKPEDIIILFYTKGNNKVFGGGDQSFKAAAETRKNDIENKKSFNKEKDIVLIREIKDISDIKKVVGSIVSEYSNKYGKTSEVGIWSHSGPLEGPMGTEKTSKNRADKYQMTMEGWGDIDFNWKNDGASCNLYGCNTGRKSYEENSFAENLSGLGNFKDVQVSGQSSTSYPSFKPYIRSTNLGRGSGSESVRNFSFSIGRTYMVGGSEGQGSRALGVSLSSFPKAKPFNTYKNSKLITTSYSPNQ; encoded by the coding sequence ATGAGAAAGATAATATATATGTTTTTATTGTTTTTACCATTATTGGTAAAAGCTCAGACACAAGTTCCAGACAACAGAGTAGAACGAGATTTAGAGATAAGTAGTGCTAATGGTCCTACAGTTTTAACAGCGACCAATAGCATTGTTTTACGTCCTACAACATGGATTAAGCCAGGTTCTAATTTTACAATGCGTATTGTAGCAGATGCCTATTTGCCATTATCATTAAGTAACGAGAATTACATACTCACCAGAGCATTTCAAACACCAACACAAACAGGTGTTGTTTCTAGTAATAACGATGTAATAGAATCGGTTACTTATTTTGACGGACTGGGTCGAGCTAAACAAAGTGTTGGTATAAAGCAATCTCCAGGTAAAAAAGATATTGTAACGTTTATAGGATACGATGATCTAGGCAGACAAACTCACGAATATCTTCCTTATACTGCCAATACGAGTAATGGTAGTTTTCATTCAGGAGCAAAAACAGCAACACAGCAATATTACCAATCAAACTATGCAGACGACTTTCCTGGTATTACTGATGTAGAAAGTATTAATGCTTTTTCCCAAAAGAGTTTAGAAGCTTCACCTTTAAATCGAGTTTTAAGTCAAGCAGCCCCAGGAAGTGCATGGAAAAAAGGTGCTGGTCATGAAATAGATTTTACTTATGATACTAATACAACAGGAGAAGTAAAATTATTTCGAGTAGCTTTAAATATTGGCGCAAATGAAAAAGTTTATGAGCCTAGTATAATTGGAAATGGAAGTGCTGTTTATGGAGTAGGAGAATTGTATAAAACAATTACTAAAGATGAAAACCACGACGGTACAGCAAGTAAATTACATACCACAGAAGAATTTAAAAACAAAGAAGGACAAGTTATTTTAAAACGTACTTATGCTTTGGTTAGCTCAACAGAAGAAGCTCATGATACGTATTATGTTTACGATGATTTTGGAAATTTAACTTATGTGTTTCCACCAAAAGTAAATGTTAATGATGGAGTTTCTTTAGTAGAATTATCAGAGCTAAGCTATCAATACAAATACGATTACAGAAATCGTTTGGTAGAGAAGAAAATACCAGGTAAAGATTGGGAATATATCGTTTATGATATTTTAGATCGTCCAGTACTAACTCAAGACGCAAACTTGCGTTCACAAAATAAATGGTTATTTACCAAATACGATCATTTAGGAAGAGTTGTATATACAGGTATATACACTCACAATACAGAATTAGATCAAGCTGCTATGCAGCTTAAATTTAAAGAAGATAATAATCTAGCTTCAGAACAATATGAAGATAAACTAGATACAGCAGGATCAAAAAGTATTTATTATTCGAATAGAAACTTTCCATTATCAAACATAGAAGTACTAACTGTAAACTATTACGACAATTATACTTTCGATGTAGCAGGTGCTTCAACGAGTAAAAGTTTATACAAAGGAACAGGAACTACAACAGCTCAAACCAAAGGTTTAGCTACAGGAACCAAAGTAAAAGTGTTAAGTACTAGTAGTTGGATTACAACAGTTACGTTATACGATGATAAAGCACGACCAGTGTATGTATATTCTCAAAACGATTACTTAAAAACTACAGATATTGTAGAAAGTAAATTAGATTTTGTAGGTAAAGTAGAAGAGACCAAAACGACACATACCAAAGCCGGAAAATCACCTATTGTAACGGTAGACACCTTTAGTTACGATCATGCAGCCAGATTATTAAGTCAAGAACAAAAAATAAACAATCAAGCAACAGAAACCATTGTAACAAACAATTACGATGATTTAGGACAATTAGTATCTAAAGAAATAGGGGGAGGTCTACAAAAAGTAGATTACGATTATAATGTACGCGGATGGTTAACTAAGATTAATGAAGATACAGATAATGACAACGATTTATTTAACTTTGAGATACGATATAACAATCCAACTAGTGGAACAGCATTATTTAATGGAAACATAGCGCAAACCAGCTGGCAAACTAAAAATATAGATAATAGTAAAAAGATCTATAATTATTCTTATGATGCTCTAAACAGAATCATTTCAGCTACAATGCCTACAACTTCTAATTATAATTTAGATGAAGTAGGGTATGATAAAAACGGAAATATTATATTTTTATCAAGAAATGGTCATAGTAATATTGAGGCTACATCTTTTGATACACTGGATGAATTAATGTATACTTACGATGTTGGTAATAAATTGAAAAGTGTAACTGATGTAAGTGAAAACCATTTTGGTTTCAAAGATGGAAATCTTACAGGTAACGACTATACTTATGACGATAACGGAAACATGATTTCTGATAAAAACAAAGGAATTACTAGTATTAAATATAACCATTTAAATCTACCAACTAAAGTTACTATTGGAGGTAAGAATATCGATTATATTTATGATGCGGCTGGTATGAAGTTAAAAAAAATCGTAGAAAATAATACTACAGATTACGCTGGTAACTATATTTATGAAAATGGGGTATTACAATTCTTTAACCACCCTGAAGGTTATGTAAAAGCAGATGTCACATCAAGCGGAGTCGAGATGGATTACGTATACCAATACAAAGATCATTTAGGGAATGTTCGCTTATCATATACCGACAATAACAAAGATGGTAACATTACCCAAAATGAAATTATAGAAGAATCTAATTATTATCCATTTGGTTTGAAACATAAAGGGTATAATAATGTTGTATCTTCTCTTGGAAGTTCTATTGCTCAGAGATTTGGATATAACGGAAAAGAGCAACAGTTTGGTACCGATTGGCACGACTTTGGTGCTAGAAATTATGATGCTGCCTTAGGTAGATGGATGAATTTAGATCCAAAGGCAGAAGAAATGAGAAGATGGTCTCCTTATAATGTTTCTTTTAATAATCCATTAAGATTTATAGATCCAGATGGTATGAAACCAGAGGATATAATTATTCTTTTTTATACTAAAGGAAATAATAAGGTTTTTGGAGGAGGAGATCAATCTTTTAAAGCAGCTGCGGAAACTAGAAAAAATGATATAGAAAATAAAAAGAGTTTTAATAAAGAAAAAGATATAGTTTTAATAAGAGAAATTAAAGATATTAGCGATATTAAAAAAGTAGTTGGAAGTATTGTTTCTGAATATAGTAACAAATATGGAAAAACATCTGAAGTAGGTATTTGGTCACATTCTGGTCCTTTAGAAGGACCTATGGGAACGGAAAAAACCTCAAAAAATAGAGCAGATAAATATCAAATGACTATGGAAGGATGGGGAGATATTGATTTTAACTGGAAAAATGACGGAGCAAGCTGTAATCTTTATGGTTGTAATACAGGTAGGAAGAGTTATGAGGAAAATTCATTTGCTGAAAATTTGTCAGGACTAGGTAATTTTAAAGATGTTCAAGTTAGTGGTCAATCTTCGACCTCTTATCCTTCATTTAAGCCTTATATAAGAAGCACTAATTTGGGAAGAGGTAGTGGTTCTGAATCAGTCAGAAATTTTTCATTTTCAATTGGCAGAACATATATGGTAGGTGGATCTGAAGGACAAGGGAGTAGAGCTCTAGGAGTATCATTATCAAGTTTTCCAAAAGCAAAACCATTTAATACATATAAGAATAGTAAATTAATAACAACAAGTTATTCACCAAATCAATAA
- a CDS encoding LA_2272 family surface repeat-containing protein, whose translation MKKKSKFFIHSLPIVILLHVLLFLKSNAQVTDNTYFIGLTPSSSYETINGLGISYSFLAFEKQHTNVNGIRLSVEPFSMFMPFLTIIHAPFMEATGDDLTYDFKYDNIINGINLTLFDPNISKINGLEINVSGSRGTVTNGMSVGLVNMHYKISGISLGILRNRSKKCRGIQIGLVNECENLKGLQIGLWNKNSKRNMPFINWNF comes from the coding sequence ATGAAAAAAAAATCAAAATTTTTCATTCATAGTTTACCAATTGTAATTCTATTACATGTTTTGTTATTCTTAAAATCAAACGCACAAGTAACAGATAACACTTATTTCATAGGTCTTACTCCATCATCTAGCTACGAAACTATTAATGGCTTAGGAATTAGCTACTCTTTTTTAGCTTTTGAAAAACAACATACTAATGTAAATGGTATTCGATTAAGTGTAGAGCCATTTTCTATGTTCATGCCATTTTTAACCATTATTCATGCTCCTTTCATGGAAGCTACAGGAGATGATTTGACTTATGATTTTAAATACGATAATATTATTAATGGTATTAATCTCACGCTGTTTGATCCCAACATTAGTAAAATTAATGGTTTAGAAATTAATGTCTCTGGAAGTAGAGGAACGGTGACCAACGGTATGTCTGTTGGATTAGTAAACATGCATTACAAAATAAGTGGTATAAGCTTAGGAATTCTTAGAAATAGAAGTAAAAAGTGTCGTGGAATACAAATAGGACTCGTGAATGAATGTGAGAATCTTAAAGGATTACAAATCGGTCTTTGGAATAAGAACTCAAAGAGAAACATGCCTTTTATTAACTGGAATTTTTAA
- a CDS encoding helix-turn-helix domain-containing protein, translating into MILVIALNNLQSWLLLKNFFVLKYIQIPWHFLIAPLFYTFLINYLEIKRRFLNVLKVFIPIFVLSIIIQVVYLSFVNDINNENYHLFYEKYTAIEEAASLIISLYLFFCCYHILKYKNHLFKEILSFDNLKWLNTFIYLAGISYILWIVALTIKFYLNFDNFIVFYYPLRIMTTTLIYWLGYELVFVLKQIKERKSIRKKITFKPQKEKQSTSKKFLRITSYIKDNRRFLDNLLSLETLANELQISSSQLSKVINEETSQNFNHLINTYRIDFSKALLLDDDYKNYTITSIALESGFNSKSTFYNAFKKHTGITPSDFRLQHQNS; encoded by the coding sequence ATGATTTTAGTTATTGCTTTAAATAATTTACAATCGTGGTTATTACTAAAAAACTTCTTTGTTTTAAAGTATATTCAAATTCCTTGGCATTTTTTAATAGCTCCATTATTCTATACTTTTTTAATCAATTATTTAGAAATTAAAAGACGTTTTTTAAATGTTCTAAAGGTCTTTATTCCCATTTTTGTTTTAAGCATCATCATACAAGTTGTCTATTTGTCTTTTGTAAATGATATAAATAATGAGAACTATCATTTATTCTATGAAAAGTATACGGCTATAGAAGAAGCTGCTAGCTTAATCATTTCTCTTTATTTATTTTTTTGCTGTTATCATATTCTGAAATATAAAAATCATTTGTTTAAAGAAATTTTAAGCTTTGATAACTTAAAGTGGTTAAACACTTTTATTTATTTAGCTGGGATTAGTTATATCTTATGGATTGTAGCTTTAACTATCAAATTCTACTTAAACTTCGATAATTTTATTGTTTTTTATTATCCGTTAAGAATCATGACAACTACTTTAATCTACTGGTTAGGTTATGAACTTGTTTTTGTTTTAAAACAGATAAAAGAAAGAAAATCTATCCGTAAAAAAATAACATTCAAACCTCAAAAAGAAAAACAAAGTACCTCTAAAAAGTTTTTACGAATTACATCATACATTAAAGACAACAGACGTTTTTTAGATAATCTTTTAAGCTTAGAAACCCTAGCTAACGAACTTCAAATAAGCAGTAGCCAATTGTCCAAAGTGATTAATGAAGAAACTTCTCAAAATTTTAATCATTTAATTAATACATACAGGATAGATTTCTCTAAAGCTTTGTTATTAGATGATGATTATAAAAACTACACTATCACTTCAATTGCTTTAGAATCGGGTTTTAACTCAAAGTCTACATTTTACAATGCTTTTAAAAAGCATACTGGAATAACTCCTTCTGATTTTAGATTACAACACCAAAATTCTTAG
- a CDS encoding CDP-alcohol phosphatidyltransferase family protein, with protein MKNLIPISLIIFRLGLAPLIVGLAYCFGINAKLYIILFMYLGLLSDILDGIVARKLGVSSEKLRRFDSQTDLVFWLSIGLATWLLYPNIISENIYAVWIILGMEVSCYVISILKFGKETCTHAFLSKLWGITLLIAFTSLIGFNHAGFPFKLAIVMGLISHIDVILIILILPKWHHDIPSSYHAYLIRKGITFKRNTLLNDEVS; from the coding sequence ATGAAAAATCTTATACCTATTTCTTTAATTATATTTCGATTAGGATTAGCTCCCTTAATCGTAGGCTTGGCTTATTGTTTTGGAATTAATGCAAAACTTTACATTATACTCTTCATGTACCTTGGACTACTTTCTGATATTTTAGATGGTATTGTTGCTAGAAAACTAGGTGTCTCATCAGAGAAATTAAGACGATTTGATAGTCAAACAGATTTGGTTTTTTGGCTTTCCATTGGTTTAGCAACTTGGTTACTTTATCCTAATATAATTTCAGAAAATATTTATGCCGTATGGATAATACTTGGTATGGAAGTATCCTGCTATGTAATAAGTATTTTAAAATTTGGAAAAGAAACTTGCACACACGCCTTCTTATCAAAACTCTGGGGAATTACATTATTAATTGCATTTACTAGCTTAATTGGATTTAATCATGCTGGATTTCCATTTAAACTAGCTATTGTTATGGGATTAATTTCACACATAGATGTTATTTTAATCATTCTCATACTTCCTAAATGGCATCATGATATTCCTAGTTCATATCATGCATATTTGATTCGAAAAGGAATAACATTTAAACGTAATACACTTCTTAATGATGAAGTTTCTTAA
- a CDS encoding RHS repeat domain-containing protein, whose translation MRKLSFSIFMLLSFVFCYGQGSAPELPTIIQPSPEARKMIEYGNIPVNYNTGIPSVEVPIHSLAVEGSSFPIALSYHGGAVRVGDVDGMLGLKWTLTNGGGRISRSVRGRPDEDNLYNNSGWLKSGVNVDNLDITQLSLDEKTQIKDGCWDLQPDIFNIMLPNGRSLEFMFKKTGEILMIPLSKDIKVEYTANLASWTVTDNQGTRYYFATPETTKSSSSCSAWQPICNPVGYNFPTSWMLDKVIFPNGNEVTYTYANENYIEKSWSNFKLRKNQSLLGGINNPATWNNAINTICGTSTHYARKRLTRVTYKKTRIDYSYSLKNSSKPSDGSKLDQIYITYNGQHVKKVRLSYYINAQERMFLEHVKEVSKTNEELLISSFEYHQKEYFPHRNSVAIDHFGYYNGSTSAGAYSSQRLAPDDDFYFSGGMGTYGVNRKLNASRITYGSLVKQIYPTKGYTVFEYEPNEVYRSVSPASREVKINSIPSDITGWKDYYSDYFTLPTTKTFTFSSINISNFDNLSTYANWTKPILQLISSDGQVHYTKSNFKLGENVSSPIQINNLPNKEFRVKLRIYNTPTVSLGVFVKGHYRPGPQEQNIYFGGLRIKSVTNYDSNGVKARKKIYDYSEFNKPNVSSGDSSASLSSYYNLVKEPVIEVNSIGVSFVARYNHFDEITSVNPVQVDYVNNTPVYYRNVKETFENANNSYHIKRTYKNYGVNFKSSLITLEGFGYSIPLQTPSTFEGYANGVLQIVETLDTKGKVVSKTVYEKAFKNSDGIDTQVIQCVKYSLNTDTHCVKQEYPTISRWFVDTKTTETRYDTNGATTTVTQLAYDNPSHKQLTRQLVTNSKGETIISTTKYAHDVNDSRLITENRVAEPLEVETKKVIGGTTVVLSKQKTIYDDDHNISGIYLPKNIRASKGTQALEDRVVYHSYDTKGNPTEVSKKDGTHIVYIWGYRQTQPIAKIEGVDLSALSETTMANLQDLSDSDDDRTLGYQGKEGDLREALDALRSLPELSKAQITTYTYDPLIGITSITDPRGYVMYYEYDNFNRLKLIKDASGNLIQETKYNYKN comes from the coding sequence ATGAGAAAATTATCATTCAGTATTTTTATGCTGTTATCTTTCGTGTTTTGCTATGGTCAAGGATCAGCTCCTGAGTTACCAACAATAATACAACCTAGTCCAGAGGCTAGAAAAATGATAGAATATGGAAATATTCCTGTTAATTATAATACGGGTATTCCTAGTGTAGAAGTTCCTATTCATTCTCTAGCTGTTGAAGGGAGTAGTTTTCCAATAGCTTTATCTTATCATGGAGGAGCTGTTCGTGTTGGAGATGTCGATGGAATGTTAGGGTTAAAATGGACGCTTACTAATGGAGGGGGAAGAATCAGTAGAAGTGTAAGAGGAAGACCAGATGAAGATAATCTTTATAATAATTCAGGTTGGTTAAAGTCAGGAGTAAATGTTGATAATCTTGATATTACTCAACTTTCTTTAGATGAGAAAACTCAGATTAAAGATGGATGTTGGGATTTACAACCAGATATATTTAATATTATGCTTCCAAATGGAAGATCTTTAGAGTTTATGTTCAAAAAGACTGGAGAGATTTTAATGATACCTTTATCTAAGGATATTAAAGTTGAGTATACTGCTAATTTAGCTTCCTGGACAGTTACAGATAATCAAGGAACGAGGTATTATTTCGCTACACCAGAGACCACAAAATCTAGTTCTTCTTGCTCCGCGTGGCAACCTATTTGTAATCCAGTAGGCTATAATTTTCCTACATCTTGGATGTTAGATAAAGTGATTTTTCCTAATGGGAATGAAGTAACATATACTTATGCTAATGAAAATTATATAGAAAAATCATGGAGCAACTTTAAATTAAGAAAAAATCAAAGTCTACTAGGTGGAATTAACAATCCTGCTACTTGGAATAATGCTATAAATACTATTTGTGGAACAAGTACTCATTATGCAAGAAAAAGATTAACTCGTGTTACATACAAGAAAACCAGAATTGATTATAGTTATTCTCTTAAGAATTCCAGCAAACCCTCAGATGGTTCCAAATTAGATCAAATATATATTACATATAATGGTCAGCACGTTAAAAAAGTTAGGTTATCATATTATATTAACGCCCAAGAGCGTATGTTTTTAGAACATGTGAAAGAAGTCTCTAAAACAAATGAAGAGTTGTTAATTAGTAGTTTTGAATATCATCAAAAAGAGTATTTTCCACATAGAAATAGTGTTGCTATTGATCATTTTGGATATTACAATGGAAGTACTTCTGCAGGAGCATATAGTTCTCAAAGGTTAGCACCAGACGACGATTTTTATTTTAGTGGAGGCATGGGGACCTATGGTGTAAACAGAAAGTTAAATGCATCTAGAATTACTTATGGAAGTCTAGTAAAACAAATTTATCCAACTAAAGGTTATACTGTTTTTGAATATGAACCTAATGAAGTTTATAGATCTGTTTCACCTGCTAGTAGGGAAGTGAAAATAAACTCAATACCAAGTGATATAACTGGCTGGAAGGATTATTATAGTGATTATTTTACACTTCCTACGACTAAAACTTTTACTTTTTCAAGTATTAACATTAGTAACTTCGATAATCTGTCTACATATGCAAATTGGACAAAACCAATCCTACAATTAATTAGTAGTGATGGTCAAGTACATTATACTAAGAGTAATTTTAAACTTGGAGAAAATGTTTCAAGTCCTATTCAGATTAATAATTTACCTAATAAGGAATTTCGGGTAAAGTTAAGGATATATAATACACCAACAGTTTCTTTAGGTGTTTTTGTTAAAGGTCACTATAGACCTGGACCCCAAGAACAAAATATTTATTTTGGAGGCTTGCGTATAAAGTCAGTTACAAATTACGATAGTAATGGAGTTAAAGCCAGAAAAAAAATATATGATTATAGTGAATTTAATAAGCCGAATGTATCTAGTGGAGATAGTTCTGCATCACTTTCATCATATTATAACCTTGTTAAGGAACCAGTTATAGAGGTTAATTCTATAGGAGTCTCTTTTGTTGCTCGTTATAATCATTTTGATGAAATTACTTCTGTAAATCCTGTTCAAGTAGATTATGTAAATAACACTCCTGTGTATTATAGAAATGTCAAGGAAACTTTTGAAAACGCTAATAATTCTTATCATATCAAAAGGACTTATAAAAATTATGGCGTAAACTTTAAAAGTAGCTTAATTACACTTGAAGGTTTTGGGTATAGTATTCCATTACAAACACCTTCCACTTTTGAAGGTTATGCTAATGGTGTACTTCAAATTGTAGAAACATTAGATACGAAAGGAAAAGTGGTTTCTAAAACTGTTTATGAAAAAGCATTTAAAAATTCTGATGGTATAGATACTCAAGTTATTCAGTGTGTTAAATATAGTCTAAATACCGATACACATTGTGTCAAACAAGAATATCCAACTATTTCACGCTGGTTTGTAGATACTAAAACTACTGAAACTAGATATGATACTAACGGAGCAACAACCACAGTAACACAGTTGGCTTATGATAATCCATCTCATAAACAATTAACTAGACAGTTAGTAACTAATAGTAAAGGAGAAACGATAATCTCTACAACAAAGTATGCTCACGATGTTAATGACAGTCGCTTAATTACTGAAAACCGTGTTGCAGAGCCCTTAGAGGTAGAAACTAAAAAAGTGATAGGTGGTACTACTGTTGTTTTAAGTAAGCAAAAAACAATTTATGATGATGATCATAATATTTCAGGGATATATCTTCCTAAAAATATAAGAGCAAGTAAAGGAACTCAAGCTTTAGAGGACCGAGTTGTATATCACAGTTATGACACGAAAGGAAACCCAACAGAAGTAAGTAAAAAAGACGGTACTCATATTGTTTATATTTGGGGTTATCGTCAAACACAGCCGATTGCTAAAATAGAAGGAGTAGATCTATCTGCTCTTTCAGAAACAACAATGGCAAATCTTCAAGACTTGTCAGATTCAGATGATGATCGAACTTTAGGTTACCAAGGAAAAGAAGGAGATTTACGAGAAGCTTTAGATGCTTTACGTAGTTTACCAGAATTATCAAAAGCTCAAATTACCACATACACTTACGATCCATTAATAGGAATCACAAGTATTACAGATCCTAGAGGCTATGTTATGTATTATGAATACGATAATTTTAATCGATTAAAATTAATAAAAGATGCCTCAGGAAATTTGATACAAGAAACAAAATACAACTACAAAAACTAA